In a genomic window of Planctomicrobium piriforme:
- a CDS encoding LamG-like jellyroll fold domain-containing protein: protein MNPNYEFQDLVQRYAEGRASTAEVEQLGDRLRQSADARRQFVSLMNLDTALESIAAEWIVDHPPAGPKLPITPRRRVLIRKRYLIAIVACLVLLVSHGWNERVKHRSYAKVENGTGVPELTDGTELKDQWIEIAGGTLELLTPTAARVVIEAPATFKFESAQRLRLKRGRLAADIPPSARKFTVVTPSGEAVDLGTKFGVDVPMRSEAEIHVFQGEVIAQSSDGGKRQNLHTGEAFRLKSGGGAARELRSAAFIRPEEINSLHAALTAGQPFRSSEAIRELREDPALVALLDFESADLPDGTYDCVQGRWPGSRAAEFVKTGDHVRLDAGDGREWPQLTLAAWVRLDQDGSPYQSLFHTDRWNHKTPGHIHWMVTDQRKMRLEMHGNVPPDESDRLSTPPDSRSPVLRNQGRWIHLAAVYDADARSVRFYLNGRFDNEVRLQTAHPARLGPAQIGNWNQADRKLSGRIDEIVVLGRAMDDIEVRNLYDAGNPYR, encoded by the coding sequence GTGAATCCCAACTATGAATTTCAGGATCTCGTCCAGAGATACGCCGAAGGCCGCGCCTCCACTGCCGAAGTCGAACAGCTTGGCGACCGGCTGCGACAGAGCGCCGACGCGCGCCGCCAGTTCGTGTCGCTGATGAATCTGGATACAGCACTCGAGTCGATCGCGGCCGAGTGGATTGTCGATCATCCTCCGGCCGGCCCCAAACTTCCCATCACCCCCCGCCGCCGCGTGCTGATTCGCAAACGCTATCTGATTGCCATCGTCGCCTGCCTGGTGTTGCTGGTGAGCCACGGCTGGAACGAACGAGTGAAGCATCGCAGCTATGCCAAGGTCGAAAACGGCACCGGCGTTCCGGAACTGACGGACGGCACCGAGTTGAAGGATCAATGGATCGAAATCGCCGGCGGCACGCTCGAACTGCTGACCCCCACCGCGGCCCGCGTTGTCATCGAGGCGCCTGCGACGTTCAAGTTTGAATCGGCACAGCGTCTCCGTTTGAAACGCGGCCGGCTCGCGGCGGATATTCCGCCGTCTGCCCGAAAGTTCACCGTGGTCACTCCCTCAGGCGAGGCGGTCGATCTGGGAACCAAGTTCGGCGTCGACGTCCCTATGCGATCCGAAGCGGAAATTCACGTCTTCCAGGGAGAAGTGATCGCCCAATCGTCGGACGGCGGCAAACGACAAAACCTGCATACCGGCGAAGCATTCCGGCTGAAGTCTGGTGGCGGCGCTGCGCGAGAACTCCGCTCGGCGGCGTTCATTCGCCCTGAAGAAATCAATTCGCTGCATGCCGCGCTCACAGCCGGACAACCATTCCGCTCCAGCGAAGCGATTCGGGAACTGCGGGAAGACCCCGCACTAGTCGCGTTGCTCGACTTCGAATCGGCGGACCTGCCTGACGGCACTTACGACTGCGTGCAAGGCCGCTGGCCGGGCTCCCGTGCGGCTGAGTTTGTGAAGACCGGCGATCATGTGCGGCTCGATGCCGGCGATGGCCGCGAATGGCCGCAACTGACGCTGGCCGCCTGGGTGCGGCTCGATCAGGACGGCAGCCCCTATCAGTCGTTGTTTCATACCGATCGCTGGAATCACAAAACGCCCGGTCACATTCACTGGATGGTCACGGATCAGCGGAAGATGCGGCTGGAGATGCACGGCAACGTTCCCCCCGATGAATCTGACCGGCTCTCAACTCCTCCCGATTCCCGTTCGCCGGTCCTGCGAAATCAGGGTCGCTGGATTCACCTGGCCGCGGTGTACGACGCCGATGCCCGGAGCGTGCGGTTCTATCTGAACGGACGCTTCGACAACGAAGTGCGCTTGCAGACGGCTCATCCAGCCCGACTCGGGCCAGCCCAGATCGGCAACTGGAATCAGGCCGACCGCAAGCTCAGCGGCCGCATCGACGAGATCGTGGTGCTGGGACGCGCGATGGACGACATCGAAGTCCGCAACCTGTACGACGCCGGTAATCCGTATCGTTGA